Proteins encoded together in one Rossellomorea sp. y25 window:
- a CDS encoding peptidyl-prolyl cis-trans isomerase produces the protein MRIKRSVLMVLVGVLLVTNIITLVWDRSSGASGTPEVVATVGGESVTREDWLYSLEQKHGKEELKALINQQVIDHLAKKYDISVSEKEVEQEYYLIQSVYNAYDEENLEDEDSLKAQIRSELLLEELLTKDVQVPEKELKSFYNQNEHLYSISKMYKLKQLKVADQSEAAQALEELEAGSDFEALAMERSIDEQSAHLGGDIGYVPLDGDFLSSEASEEIEPLSPGEWTKPVREDSEYVIYYVDDVLKERHFSFKDVKSQIRRQIALEQVETPLQPESFWEEVEVDWFYGKQN, from the coding sequence ATGAGAATTAAACGGTCTGTACTCATGGTTTTGGTTGGGGTACTACTTGTCACAAACATCATTACACTCGTGTGGGATCGCTCTTCCGGGGCGAGTGGAACTCCTGAAGTAGTGGCAACGGTTGGTGGAGAGTCAGTAACCCGGGAGGACTGGTTGTATTCCCTTGAGCAAAAACATGGTAAGGAAGAGCTAAAGGCCCTGATCAATCAGCAAGTGATCGACCATTTAGCGAAGAAATATGATATCTCCGTTTCGGAAAAAGAAGTAGAGCAGGAATACTATCTCATACAGTCTGTTTATAATGCTTACGATGAAGAAAATCTTGAAGATGAAGATTCACTAAAGGCTCAAATCAGATCTGAATTATTATTAGAGGAGCTCCTCACTAAGGATGTCCAAGTACCTGAAAAAGAGTTAAAGAGCTTTTATAATCAAAACGAGCATCTGTATTCTATTTCTAAAATGTATAAGCTGAAGCAGTTGAAGGTGGCTGATCAATCAGAAGCAGCTCAAGCATTGGAAGAACTCGAAGCTGGCTCGGACTTTGAAGCATTAGCCATGGAGCGTTCAATCGATGAGCAAAGTGCTCATTTAGGGGGGGACATCGGGTATGTTCCTCTGGATGGAGATTTCCTATCTTCAGAAGCCTCAGAAGAAATAGAGCCTCTCTCACCAGGTGAATGGACAAAACCGGTTCGAGAGGATTCAGAGTACGTTATTTATTATGTAGACGATGTTTTGAAAGAAAGACATTTTTCATTCAAAGACGTAAAATCTCAAATTCGGAGACAAATTGCTTTAGAGCAAGTAGAGACACCACTGCAGCCCGAGTCCTTTTGGGAAGAGGTTGAAGTGGACTGGTTTTACGGAAAACAGAATTAG
- the ftsH gene encoding ATP-dependent zinc metalloprotease FtsH, whose amino-acid sequence MNRIFRNTIFYLLVFLVIIGVVSYFSNNNEPTKNIEYSTFINNLEEGDVSSFSIQPGRGVYEVKGQMEGAKEGEYFLTYVLTTDGKLMEKINTAASEQGIDVEVLQAKETSGWVSFFTTIIPFVIIFILFFFLLNQAQGGGSRVMNFGKSKAKLYSEEKKKVRFKDVAGADEEKQELVEVVEFLKDPRKFSEVGARIPKGVLLVGPPGTGKTLLARAVAGEAGVPFFSISGSDFVEMFVGVGASRVRDLFENAKKNAPCIIFIDEIDAVGRQRGAGLGGGHDEREQTLNQLLVEMDGFGANEGIIIVAATNRPDILDPALLRPGRFDRQITVDRPDLKGREAVLKVHAHNKPLDESVDLKAIAMRTPGFSGADLENLLNEAALVAAREDKKKIDMRDIDEATDRVIAGPAKKSRVISEKERKIVAFHEAGHTVIGLVLDEADMVHKVTIVPRGQAGGYAVMLPKEDRYFMTKPELLDKITGLLGGRVAEEIIFGDVSTGAHNDFQRATGIARKMVTEYGMSDKLGPLQFGQSQGGQVFLGRDINSEQNYSDAIAYEIDLEMQRLIKESYERAKRILTENRDKLELIAKTLLDIETLDAAQIKHLMDHGKLPERTYESDQDNSDVKVNIQKKNEETVIEEDTASKEDDSNSDRT is encoded by the coding sequence ATGAACCGGATCTTTCGAAACACCATATTCTATTTACTAGTCTTTTTAGTGATTATAGGTGTGGTGAGTTATTTCAGTAATAACAACGAGCCAACCAAAAATATCGAGTACAGTACGTTTATTAATAACCTTGAAGAGGGAGACGTTTCTTCTTTTTCAATTCAGCCTGGCAGAGGCGTTTATGAAGTGAAAGGACAGATGGAAGGGGCTAAAGAAGGAGAGTACTTCTTAACCTATGTCCTTACCACAGATGGAAAGTTAATGGAGAAGATCAATACGGCAGCATCAGAGCAAGGAATTGATGTGGAAGTATTACAAGCCAAAGAAACAAGCGGCTGGGTATCTTTCTTTACGACGATCATTCCATTTGTCATTATCTTTATTCTGTTCTTCTTCTTACTTAACCAAGCTCAAGGCGGCGGCAGCCGTGTCATGAACTTTGGGAAAAGTAAAGCAAAGCTATACAGCGAAGAGAAGAAGAAAGTCCGCTTTAAAGATGTAGCGGGAGCAGATGAAGAGAAGCAAGAACTTGTAGAGGTAGTGGAATTCTTAAAGGATCCACGCAAATTCTCTGAAGTGGGTGCCCGTATTCCAAAGGGTGTCCTTCTAGTGGGACCTCCAGGTACAGGTAAAACCTTACTTGCGCGAGCAGTGGCTGGAGAAGCAGGAGTTCCTTTCTTCTCAATCAGTGGTTCCGACTTCGTTGAAATGTTTGTCGGTGTCGGAGCATCTCGTGTACGTGATTTATTCGAAAATGCAAAGAAGAATGCACCTTGTATCATTTTCATTGATGAAATTGATGCAGTCGGTCGTCAACGTGGAGCAGGTTTAGGTGGAGGTCACGATGAGCGTGAACAAACCCTTAACCAGTTACTAGTCGAAATGGATGGTTTTGGCGCTAACGAAGGTATCATCATCGTCGCTGCAACAAACCGACCAGACATTCTGGATCCTGCATTGTTACGTCCAGGTCGTTTCGACCGTCAGATTACAGTTGATCGTCCTGACCTTAAAGGACGTGAAGCGGTTCTTAAAGTTCATGCACATAATAAACCGCTTGATGAATCTGTCGATTTAAAAGCAATTGCCATGAGAACACCAGGTTTCTCTGGAGCTGATTTAGAAAACCTTCTAAACGAAGCAGCACTTGTGGCAGCCCGTGAGGATAAGAAGAAAATCGATATGCGCGATATTGATGAAGCAACAGACCGTGTCATTGCCGGTCCTGCGAAGAAGAGCCGCGTCATATCTGAAAAAGAACGTAAAATCGTGGCATTCCACGAAGCGGGTCATACCGTTATTGGATTAGTCCTTGATGAAGCAGATATGGTACATAAGGTGACCATCGTTCCTCGTGGGCAAGCAGGCGGATATGCCGTTATGCTTCCGAAAGAAGATCGTTACTTTATGACGAAGCCTGAGCTTCTTGATAAGATTACCGGTTTACTTGGTGGTCGTGTAGCAGAGGAAATCATCTTCGGTGATGTCTCAACTGGTGCCCATAATGACTTCCAACGTGCAACTGGAATTGCCCGTAAAATGGTCACTGAATATGGTATGAGTGATAAGCTTGGACCGCTTCAGTTTGGTCAATCTCAAGGCGGTCAAGTGTTCTTGGGACGCGACATCAATAGTGAGCAAAATTATTCAGATGCCATCGCTTACGAAATCGACTTAGAAATGCAGCGTCTAATTAAAGAAAGCTATGAGAGAGCGAAGCGAATTCTTACTGAAAATCGCGACAAGCTTGAACTCATTGCGAAAACATTATTAGACATTGAAACATTGGATGCAGCGCAAATCAAGCATTTAATGGATCATGGTAAATTACCGGAACGTACGTATGAATCCGATCAGGATAACAGCGACGTGAAAGTAAATATCCAAAAGAAAAATGAAGAAACGGTGATCGAGGAAGATACAGCTTCAAAAGAAGACGATTCTAACTCTGATCGTACGTAA
- the hslO gene encoding Hsp33 family molecular chaperone HslO codes for MSDYLVKALAYNGQVRAYAVKSTDTVGEAQRRHGTWPTASAALGRSISAGVMMGAMLKGDNKLTIKVEGGGPIGAILVDSNAKGEVRGYVTNPHVHFDLNEHGKLDVRRAVGTTGTLSIVKDIGMRDHFSGQVPIVSGELGEDFTYYFVTSEQVPSSVGVGVLVNPDNSILAAGGFILQLMPGTDEETITKIEERLAKIPPISKLIEKGLTPEEVLEEVLGKGEVKVLETLPVAFKCQCNKERFSNAIISLGEQEIQEMIDEDGSAEASCHFCNETYVFSKEELEELKANAKQ; via the coding sequence ATGAGCGACTATTTAGTAAAAGCGTTAGCCTATAATGGCCAGGTACGTGCTTATGCAGTGAAAAGCACGGATACAGTAGGAGAAGCACAAAGAAGACATGGAACATGGCCAACTGCATCAGCAGCATTAGGCAGAAGCATTAGTGCCGGAGTCATGATGGGGGCTATGCTTAAAGGAGACAATAAATTAACGATCAAAGTGGAAGGTGGAGGCCCGATCGGCGCCATTCTTGTGGACAGTAATGCAAAAGGAGAGGTCAGGGGATATGTGACCAACCCACATGTACACTTTGATTTAAACGAGCACGGGAAGCTTGATGTCCGTCGTGCTGTAGGTACAACAGGAACATTATCGATTGTAAAAGATATAGGCATGAGAGATCATTTCTCTGGTCAGGTTCCGATTGTTTCAGGAGAACTTGGAGAAGACTTCACATATTATTTCGTCACTTCTGAACAGGTACCTTCTTCTGTAGGGGTTGGTGTGTTAGTGAACCCTGATAATTCGATCCTTGCAGCAGGCGGGTTCATTCTGCAGCTTATGCCGGGAACGGATGAAGAAACGATTACGAAGATTGAAGAGCGCTTAGCAAAAATCCCTCCAATCTCGAAGTTAATCGAAAAGGGCCTCACCCCTGAAGAGGTATTAGAAGAAGTACTTGGAAAAGGGGAAGTCAAAGTACTTGAAACGCTTCCTGTGGCATTTAAATGTCAGTGCAATAAAGAACGTTTTTCAAATGCCATCATCAGCTTAGGGGAGCAAGAAATTCAAGAAATGATCGATGAAGATGGAAGTGCAGAAGCAAGCTGTCACTTCTGTAACGAAACCTATGTATTTTCTAAAGAAGAATTAGAAGAACTGAAAGCAAACGCTAAGCAGTAA
- a CDS encoding type III pantothenate kinase encodes MIFVMDVGNTNIVFGVYENDHLKYHWRAETNRHKTEDEFGMLVKNLFEHVKLTFDEIDGIIISSVVPPIMFSLERMCEKYFNITPLVVGPGIKTGLNIKYENPREVGADRIVNAVAGIHEYGGPLIIVDFGTATTYCYINEERQYMGGAIAPGIGISTEALYSKAAKLPRIEIARPEHIIGKNTVTAMQAGILYGYVGQVEGIVQRMKAQSKKEPTVIATGGLATLISKESNSIDVVDPFLTLNGLKLIYKRNMN; translated from the coding sequence TTGATTTTTGTAATGGATGTAGGGAATACCAATATTGTATTTGGTGTATATGAAAATGACCATTTAAAATATCATTGGAGAGCTGAAACGAATCGACATAAAACGGAAGATGAGTTTGGGATGCTTGTGAAGAATCTGTTCGAGCATGTGAAGCTGACGTTTGACGAGATTGACGGAATCATTATTTCCTCAGTTGTTCCTCCAATTATGTTTAGTTTGGAACGTATGTGTGAGAAATATTTTAATATTACTCCGCTCGTCGTTGGGCCTGGTATTAAAACCGGTTTAAATATCAAGTATGAAAATCCAAGGGAAGTCGGAGCGGATCGAATTGTAAATGCTGTCGCTGGTATTCATGAATACGGTGGTCCTCTCATTATTGTTGATTTCGGTACAGCGACGACGTATTGCTATATCAATGAGGAAAGACAATATATGGGTGGAGCGATTGCACCTGGAATAGGTATTTCAACGGAAGCCCTGTACTCAAAGGCGGCTAAATTGCCAAGGATCGAAATTGCCCGTCCTGAACATATTATTGGAAAGAATACCGTAACGGCTATGCAAGCAGGTATTCTCTATGGATATGTTGGACAAGTAGAAGGTATCGTTCAAAGAATGAAAGCACAAAGTAAGAAGGAACCAACGGTCATAGCAACTGGAGGATTAGCGACATTGATTTCTAAAGAATCCAACAGCATTGACGTAGTAGATCCTTTCCTGACATTAAATGGATTAAAATTAATCTACAAGAGAAACATGAACTAA